A genomic region of Amblyraja radiata isolate CabotCenter1 chromosome 16, sAmbRad1.1.pri, whole genome shotgun sequence contains the following coding sequences:
- the LOC116982041 gene encoding speckle targeted PIP5K1A-regulated poly(A) polymerase-like isoform X2, whose protein sequence is MESGKEVEKVLSIPRHSMNGQKLRVKRREYKEFKYIPKKKQDPGEKQFIDFEELSQALCQAIDVDEQLKKLLEIFEFTDNERMLRKLIVSLLQEVFSEFFPGCKILPFGSSVNAFDIHGCDMDLFLDLENTKTYQANANAAVETEGDTDIKRETQSESESEESILSDIDLKTSTTPEILELVATVLQKCVPGVHKVQAVTTARLPVVKFIHKESGLEGDISINNRLAVRNTMFLQLCASLDPRVRPLVYAIRHWAKLKHLAGNPFGGGSLMNNYAVTLLVVFFLQNRTPPILPTVNDLKEHAGEEDQCIIDGWDCSFPSDRSKIEVNTNTETLCVLLAEFYKFYAEFDYAGTVISLKDGKVHVVTDFIGPDSDKKIRLGPINIQDPFELSHNVSGNINERTAQRFKRQLDEACKYCRSLQYQRKSNKGKVWGIVRLFQPLSSTDCSPAPSPGADHSTGKEMSQGENLINIPFKLSCLSEQTRKRLHGSPDFREIWFDKVCHAVHYVMESILKCSCANTEENNIQINDAKITSSNGAKNIEEEINFGVKRPSLAEEKAEASSAKRAKTDTIEAPLYQGEVTWHCAVWSRVWIGRRKVRRQLRYRTNESDSGDCTVISSLETEGKVTEAILQQQEENGDKSSPLITFKFNAFLVGGNEDTRTLIRVTPIQECTLYIEFFHFLESFVPKMVEKCIEKSDEML, encoded by the exons ATGGAAAGTGGTAAAGAAGTGGAAAAAGTGTTGTCTATCCCACGGCACTCCATGAACGGTCAGAAACTACGAGTGAAGCGCAGAGAGTATAAGGAATTCAAATATATTCCGAAGAAAAAGCAGGATCCTGGGGAAAAACAGTTCATCGATTTTGAAGAATTATCTCAGGCTCTCTGCCAAGCAATTGAT GTTGATGAACAATTGAAGAAGTTGTTGGAGATTTTTGAGTTTACAGACAATGAAAGAATGCTTAGGAAACTGATTGTGTCGCTATTACAGGAGGTCTTTTCAGAATTCTTTCCAG GTTGTAAAATCTTGCCCTTTGGGTCATCAGTGAATGCGTTCGATATCCATGGCTGTGACATGGATCTCTTCCTGGATCTTGAAAATACAAAAACTTACCAGGCGAATGCTAATGCCGCAGTTGAAACTGAG GGGGATACAGATATTAAACGGGAAACTCAGTCCGAGAGCGAATCTGAAGAGTCGATCTTGTCTGACATTGACCTGAAAACCTCAACAACGCCTGAAATACTTGAACTTGTAGCTACTGTTTTGCAGAAGTGTGTTCCAGGTGTTCACAAAGTTCAAGCTGTCACCACTGCCAGGCTTCCTGTGGTGAAATTTATTCATAAGGAATCAGGCTTGGAAGGAGACATCTCTATTAATAATAG GTTGGCTGTACGTAACACAATGTTTCTTCAGTTATGTGCCTCATTGGATCCAAGAGTGAGACCTCTGGTTTATGCGATTCGCCACTGGGCAAAACTGAAGCATTTGGCTG GAAATCCTTTTGGAGGGGGATCATTGATGAATAATTATGCAGTTACTCTCTTAGTTGTGTTCTTCCTTCAGAATAGAACACCTCCAATTCTTCCCACTGTGAACGATTTAAAAGAGCATGCAG GTGAGGAAGACCAATGTATAATTGATGGCTGGGACTGCTCTTTTCCAAGCGATCGCTCTAAAATTGAAGTCAATACAAATACTGAAACTTTAT GTGTACTTCTTGCAGAGTTTTATAAGTTTTATGCAGAGTTTGACTATGCTGGGACTGTCATTTCACTGAAGGATGGTAAAGTTCATGTTGTAACTGACTTCATTGGACCTGATTCAGATAAAAAAATTAGACTTGGTCCAATTAATATTCAGGATCCATTTGAACTGAGTCACAATGTCTCTGGAAACATCAATGAAAGGACAGCACAAAGGTTTAAGCGACAATTGGATGAAGCCTGCAAGTACTGTCGCAGCCTGCAGTACCAGCGAAAATCTAACAAAGGGAAGGTCTGGGGTATAGTCAGATTGTTTCAACCTTTAAGTAGCACTGACTGTTCCCCTGCACCTTCCCCAGGTGCAGATCATAGCACAGGCAAAGAAATGAGCCAAGGTGAGAATTTGATAAATATCCCCTTCAAGCTGTCGTGTCTTTCTGAACAAACGAGGAAAAGATTACACGGATCTCCAGATTTTAGGGAAATTTGGTTTGATAAAGTATGCCATGCTGTTCACTACGTAATGGAGTCCATCCTTAAATGTAGCTGTGCAAATACTGAGGAAAATAACATACAGATCAATGATGCAAAAATCACCAGCTCAAATGGAGCTAAGAATATAGAAGAAGAGATTAACTTTGGAGTAAAGAGACCCTCTCTTGCGGAAGAGAAAGCAGAAGCATCAAGTGCCAAAAGAGCAAAGACTGATACAATTGAGGCTCCATTGTACCAGGGAGAAGTGACTTGGCATTGTGCTGTGTGGAGCAGAGTATGGATTGGACGGAGAAAGGTGAGGCGTCAGCTCcgctacagaacaaatgaatctgATTCAGGCGATTGCACAGTTATCAGTTCCTTAGAAACAGAAGGTAAAGTTACTGAAGCTATattgcagcagcaggaggagaatggggataaaTCCTCACCATTAATAACCTTTAAATTCAATGCCTTTTTGGTTGGAGGTAATGAAGACACGAGGACTTTGATCAGAGTTACCCCAATTCAAGAATGCACGTTATATATCGAATTCTTTCATTTTCTGGAATCATTTGTTCCCAAGATGGTTGAAAAGTGCATTGAGAAATCTGACGAGATGTTATGA
- the LOC116982041 gene encoding speckle targeted PIP5K1A-regulated poly(A) polymerase-like isoform X1 has translation MNEADIEPLARGGGYRCSLCDVRMPNSPTLNEHVKGKKHQKLLSVRNTRKSQQEKSVFVSGFQKGTSNLEITDYFQNFGPVASVIMDKDKGLYAIVEMESGKEVEKVLSIPRHSMNGQKLRVKRREYKEFKYIPKKKQDPGEKQFIDFEELSQALCQAIDVDEQLKKLLEIFEFTDNERMLRKLIVSLLQEVFSEFFPGCKILPFGSSVNAFDIHGCDMDLFLDLENTKTYQANANAAVETEGDTDIKRETQSESESEESILSDIDLKTSTTPEILELVATVLQKCVPGVHKVQAVTTARLPVVKFIHKESGLEGDISINNRLAVRNTMFLQLCASLDPRVRPLVYAIRHWAKLKHLAGNPFGGGSLMNNYAVTLLVVFFLQNRTPPILPTVNDLKEHAGEEDQCIIDGWDCSFPSDRSKIEVNTNTETLCVLLAEFYKFYAEFDYAGTVISLKDGKVHVVTDFIGPDSDKKIRLGPINIQDPFELSHNVSGNINERTAQRFKRQLDEACKYCRSLQYQRKSNKGKVWGIVRLFQPLSSTDCSPAPSPGADHSTGKEMSQGENLINIPFKLSCLSEQTRKRLHGSPDFREIWFDKVCHAVHYVMESILKCSCANTEENNIQINDAKITSSNGAKNIEEEINFGVKRPSLAEEKAEASSAKRAKTDTIEAPLYQGEVTWHCAVWSRVWIGRRKVRRQLRYRTNESDSGDCTVISSLETEGKVTEAILQQQEENGDKSSPLITFKFNAFLVGGNEDTRTLIRVTPIQECTLYIEFFHFLESFVPKMVEKCIEKSDEML, from the exons ATGAACGAGGCCGACATCGAGCCGCTGGCGCGCGGCGGCGGTTACCGCTGCTCGCTCTGCGACGTCCGCATGCCCAACA GCCCCACATTAAATGAACATGTTAAAGGAAAGAAACATCAAAAACTTCTGAGTGTGAGGAATACGAGGAAATCGCAGCAAGAGAAGAGCGTGTTTGTGAGTGGTTTCCAAAAAGGCACGTCCAATTTGGAGATCACAGATTACTTTCAGAACTTTGGCCCAGTTGCAAGTGTGATAATGGACAAAGACAAA GGATTATATGCAATTGTTGAGATGGAAAGTGGTAAAGAAGTGGAAAAAGTGTTGTCTATCCCACGGCACTCCATGAACGGTCAGAAACTACGAGTGAAGCGCAGAGAGTATAAGGAATTCAAATATATTCCGAAGAAAAAGCAGGATCCTGGGGAAAAACAGTTCATCGATTTTGAAGAATTATCTCAGGCTCTCTGCCAAGCAATTGAT GTTGATGAACAATTGAAGAAGTTGTTGGAGATTTTTGAGTTTACAGACAATGAAAGAATGCTTAGGAAACTGATTGTGTCGCTATTACAGGAGGTCTTTTCAGAATTCTTTCCAG GTTGTAAAATCTTGCCCTTTGGGTCATCAGTGAATGCGTTCGATATCCATGGCTGTGACATGGATCTCTTCCTGGATCTTGAAAATACAAAAACTTACCAGGCGAATGCTAATGCCGCAGTTGAAACTGAG GGGGATACAGATATTAAACGGGAAACTCAGTCCGAGAGCGAATCTGAAGAGTCGATCTTGTCTGACATTGACCTGAAAACCTCAACAACGCCTGAAATACTTGAACTTGTAGCTACTGTTTTGCAGAAGTGTGTTCCAGGTGTTCACAAAGTTCAAGCTGTCACCACTGCCAGGCTTCCTGTGGTGAAATTTATTCATAAGGAATCAGGCTTGGAAGGAGACATCTCTATTAATAATAG GTTGGCTGTACGTAACACAATGTTTCTTCAGTTATGTGCCTCATTGGATCCAAGAGTGAGACCTCTGGTTTATGCGATTCGCCACTGGGCAAAACTGAAGCATTTGGCTG GAAATCCTTTTGGAGGGGGATCATTGATGAATAATTATGCAGTTACTCTCTTAGTTGTGTTCTTCCTTCAGAATAGAACACCTCCAATTCTTCCCACTGTGAACGATTTAAAAGAGCATGCAG GTGAGGAAGACCAATGTATAATTGATGGCTGGGACTGCTCTTTTCCAAGCGATCGCTCTAAAATTGAAGTCAATACAAATACTGAAACTTTAT GTGTACTTCTTGCAGAGTTTTATAAGTTTTATGCAGAGTTTGACTATGCTGGGACTGTCATTTCACTGAAGGATGGTAAAGTTCATGTTGTAACTGACTTCATTGGACCTGATTCAGATAAAAAAATTAGACTTGGTCCAATTAATATTCAGGATCCATTTGAACTGAGTCACAATGTCTCTGGAAACATCAATGAAAGGACAGCACAAAGGTTTAAGCGACAATTGGATGAAGCCTGCAAGTACTGTCGCAGCCTGCAGTACCAGCGAAAATCTAACAAAGGGAAGGTCTGGGGTATAGTCAGATTGTTTCAACCTTTAAGTAGCACTGACTGTTCCCCTGCACCTTCCCCAGGTGCAGATCATAGCACAGGCAAAGAAATGAGCCAAGGTGAGAATTTGATAAATATCCCCTTCAAGCTGTCGTGTCTTTCTGAACAAACGAGGAAAAGATTACACGGATCTCCAGATTTTAGGGAAATTTGGTTTGATAAAGTATGCCATGCTGTTCACTACGTAATGGAGTCCATCCTTAAATGTAGCTGTGCAAATACTGAGGAAAATAACATACAGATCAATGATGCAAAAATCACCAGCTCAAATGGAGCTAAGAATATAGAAGAAGAGATTAACTTTGGAGTAAAGAGACCCTCTCTTGCGGAAGAGAAAGCAGAAGCATCAAGTGCCAAAAGAGCAAAGACTGATACAATTGAGGCTCCATTGTACCAGGGAGAAGTGACTTGGCATTGTGCTGTGTGGAGCAGAGTATGGATTGGACGGAGAAAGGTGAGGCGTCAGCTCcgctacagaacaaatgaatctgATTCAGGCGATTGCACAGTTATCAGTTCCTTAGAAACAGAAGGTAAAGTTACTGAAGCTATattgcagcagcaggaggagaatggggataaaTCCTCACCATTAATAACCTTTAAATTCAATGCCTTTTTGGTTGGAGGTAATGAAGACACGAGGACTTTGATCAGAGTTACCCCAATTCAAGAATGCACGTTATATATCGAATTCTTTCATTTTCTGGAATCATTTGTTCCCAAGATGGTTGAAAAGTGCATTGAGAAATCTGACGAGATGTTATGA